AATGTACAAATAGATGCTATTATCAATTAATGTTGACGaatttaatatgtattatgtgAATATAATAGAGGCGATTGAAAAAGAATTCTTATAACCAATTAGAACAATAATTTcgctaataatatttatttggcATAAGTTAGCATTTTTTTTCATTGCAAAGGCGTAATCATTCTAAATATTATGATTTAACGAACTAAACTAAATATTGACGAAAAGACGAATGAttctcaatttatttttctgtttctagTCAATTGTGATATTCaaaaaatctttctttttaattgctattaaattttagtaaaatatatgtataacggTGAAATTAATCCGACACTAAAGAGTATAAAAATCGCGTGGTACAATGTTTTCGTCTTATATTGCGCATTTACGAGGAGGCACTCATCTAGAAAAACGTCAAGTGACCTATGGCATTATTTGTTTACCTTTTTATCGATGTTCATCGTCCGTAGGccgtataataatatttttatccataggcttatataattttacaataatcgGTTTACTTTTGGTAGATAGGGAGCGATACCTAAGTACAGACGTATTCAATTATGGGAATTTGTAATCTTCTCTATTTCTTACAGAATTCATTTTAAAAAGTACCAAGCTTGGCTTCTTTATCTCTCTGATATATCCCGTTGTCCTTTGTCattgtaatgaaataatttttggaTCGATAAATTTGATGTTGTTTATCATTGCAAAGACAtgcaaatgataaaaataaaatacattatttattatttgccaCATAAGGTGTTTGTATTAACTACAAAAAgagtgaaaaaaagaagaatcttGTTGGCATATGAAAGTAGTTGCTGTGGAAAAAATGACTTTACATAACATTTTCTGTCATCGAGCCAGTATAAGTTACCCATGTTTTTAGTATACACATACGTATATACCTAGGAAATTAAGAGTACATGATTTCATTAAAGGAAGGGCACAATATCGTGTGTTGCGCATGTCTAAGCAAAATTGACTTATAAAAGCGGCTTGTTTTTCTTACGTGACTCTTTCAGGGTTGTGTCGTTCGttttggaataaataaataacgcaAGCGAAAACAAGTTTttttttgttggttttaaaAAAGAGCATCGATCGATTGCATATAGGATCGAAGATAGTAATTGCAAAACACCTAGGAGAACATCAGCTTTCGACATGGTGCAACAGGCAAGTAGAGCAAAATACGTGAATAGTGTTGAATCTTATGATCGATAATGTTCTTTAATTACCGGTAAATGTAAACAAATGAAATAGGTACAAAAATGAAACCATCGCTTGATCGAGTAATCAAGTATTTTCACCTTCTCTGAATATCAGTCAagagtaaatttatattatatttctttttttccctcttGGATCAAGTTTCGAGAATCATCAAGCTCAAAAGATGGTTTCTCTGGTAACCTAATTCCTGTTAGCAAAAGCCTAGATACATACGTTGCGTAACGTTTGTTGAACGTAATATCATTGGTTATCATCTCGATGAAATTGATTGACTTTCGCTTTTTGATTTCAGGAGCAGGCTCACGATGCTAAGCAACAGATTGCGACCAGTCCAGAGGATACTGAGGACATACCTGCTGGACAGCAAGGTCCTCAAGTTCCGAGGCGAAGAGGAGGCATTTCCGCGGAGCCGGTCTCTGAAGAAGATGCGACAAGTTATGTTAAAAAAGTTGTGCCCAAGGATTACAAAACAATGGCTGCCTTGAGTAAAGCCATCGCAAAAAATGTCCTCTTCGCTCATCTCGACGAAAACGAACGTTCTGATATATTTGACGCCATGTTTCCTGTCACGTTTTTGCCCGGAGAGGCAATTATTCGTCAAGGTGCTAAAAATAGTATTAGGTTTAATTATCAATCGCCGAGAGAATAGTTAAGCGAAACTAGCTTAcgtcgaatattttttgttatacattaataGGCGACGAAGGTGACAACTTTTACGTAATCGATCAAGGAGAGGTCGAAATCTTTGTCAATGGTGAACTAGCCACGACCATAGGAGAAGGTGGAAGTTTCGGTGAACTTGCGTTGATATATGGGACTCCACGTGCTGCGACTGTTCGAGCAAAGACCGATGTTAAATTATGGGGTATCGATAGAGATTCATATCGCAGAATTCTCATGGGCTCTACAATAAGGAAACGAAAGATGTATGAGGAGTTCCTTTCCAGAGTTTCAATTTTGGGTAACTAACGTTTCATGTTTCATAAAAACGTGCCAGAATCACTGATtcttattgtataaaattgctattatttttagaatctTTGGATAAGTGGGAACGGCTCACGGTAGCCGATGCTTTAGAACCGGTGGCATTTGACGATGGTGAGACAATAGTTCGGCAGGGTGAACCGGGTGAAGATTTTTACATAATCGTCGAAGGCACAGCTGTTGTTTTACAGCAACGTTCAGAGGGTGAAGAATTAGCGGAAGTCGGTCGTTTAGGACCATCCGATTATTTCGGTACGTTCTCGTTCTTTCGAATGATCATTAATAGTTAT
This genomic window from Bombus fervidus isolate BK054 chromosome 5, iyBomFerv1, whole genome shotgun sequence contains:
- the Pka-r1 gene encoding protein kinase, cAMP-dependent, regulatory subunit type 1 isoform X3, coding for MVQQEQAHDAKQQIATSPEDTEDIPAGQQGPQVPRRRGGISAEPVSEEDATSYVKKVVPKDYKTMAALSKAIAKNVLFAHLDENERSDIFDAMFPVTFLPGEAIIRQGDEGDNFYVIDQGEVEIFVNGELATTIGEGGSFGELALIYGTPRAATVRAKTDVKLWGIDRDSYRRILMGSTIRKRKMYEEFLSRVSILESLDKWERLTVADALEPVAFDDGETIVRQGEPGEDFYIIVEGTAVVLQQRSEGEELAEVGRLGPSDYFGEIALLLDRPRAATVVARGPLKCVKLDRARFERVLGPCADILKRNITQYNSFVSLSV
- the Pka-r1 gene encoding protein kinase, cAMP-dependent, regulatory subunit type 1 isoform X1; the protein is MAANLEEEQSLRECEEYVQRHNIQQVLKDCIVQLCVGRPENPISFLREYFQKLEREQAHDAKQQIATSPEDTEDIPAGQQGPQVPRRRGGISAEPVSEEDATSYVKKVVPKDYKTMAALSKAIAKNVLFAHLDENERSDIFDAMFPVTFLPGEAIIRQGDEGDNFYVIDQGEVEIFVNGELATTIGEGGSFGELALIYGTPRAATVRAKTDVKLWGIDRDSYRRILMGSTIRKRKMYEEFLSRVSILESLDKWERLTVADALEPVAFDDGETIVRQGEPGEDFYIIVEGTAVVLQQRSEGEELAEVGRLGPSDYFGEIALLLDRPRAATVVARGPLKCVKLDRARFERVLGPCADILKRNITQYNSFVSLSV
- the Pka-r1 gene encoding protein kinase, cAMP-dependent, regulatory subunit type 1 isoform X4 gives rise to the protein MYEEQAHDAKQQIATSPEDTEDIPAGQQGPQVPRRRGGISAEPVSEEDATSYVKKVVPKDYKTMAALSKAIAKNVLFAHLDENERSDIFDAMFPVTFLPGEAIIRQGDEGDNFYVIDQGEVEIFVNGELATTIGEGGSFGELALIYGTPRAATVRAKTDVKLWGIDRDSYRRILMGSTIRKRKMYEEFLSRVSILESLDKWERLTVADALEPVAFDDGETIVRQGEPGEDFYIIVEGTAVVLQQRSEGEELAEVGRLGPSDYFGEIALLLDRPRAATVVARGPLKCVKLDRARFERVLGPCADILKRNITQYNSFVSLSV
- the Pka-r1 gene encoding protein kinase, cAMP-dependent, regulatory subunit type 1 isoform X2, translating into MAANLEEEQSLRECEEYVQRHNIQQVLKDCIVQLCVGRPENPISFLREYFQKLEREQAHDAKQQIATSPEDTEDIPAGQQGPQVPRRRGGISAEPVSEEDATSYVKKVVPKDYKTMAALSKAIAKNVLFAHLDENERSDIFDAMFPVTFLPGEAIIRQGDEGDNFYVIDQGEVEIFVNGELATTIGEGGSFGELALIYGTPRAATVRAKTDVKLWGIDRDSYRRILMGSTIRKRKMYEEFLSRVSILESLDKWERLTVADALEPVAFDDGETIVRQGEPGEDFYIIVEGTAVVLQQRSEGEELAEVGRLGPSDYFGTFSFFRMIINSYVI